One genomic window of Salvelinus alpinus chromosome 9, SLU_Salpinus.1, whole genome shotgun sequence includes the following:
- the LOC139584570 gene encoding interferon regulatory factor 3-like encodes MTEVRGSALKMQSRNPKPQFADWLIEQVWTGQYAGLCFVDNNKFRVPWKHISRKDCCEDDSKIFRAWAVVSGKINTHPNDKAKWKTNFRCVLNNLTKRFMMVEDHSKDSDDPHKVYLIINNESNYGSPHIEEIAVEDYDIDIHSSLTSTGYTPPGMEHDNLLKLVNTLDLNQHTEEWAENYIHTHHPVVPEDCYPFQPLTEPQPVSQNHSPPPVPVPVQQPYDHVNQDALLNLPAAQPSLCDLEITIFYRRREMMKTQVSSPMVQLHYQCDVPEPNAQTLCFPSTDGLLDHKQIEYTNCILGSVQRGLLLEVRNTGIYGYRQDKCHVFSSTSDPREAHPEPRKMPQNEMVQLLSFDKYMTELTAFKENRGGSPDYTIHMCFGEKFPDGKPLEKKLIIVKVVPLICRHFHEVAQGEGASSLQNDNISLQISHHNSLMELISATWPDGPEHTMGQYF; translated from the exons ATGACAGAAGTACGTGGCTCAGCATTAAAGATGCAAAG CCGCAACCCCAAACCTCAGTTTGCAGACTGGTTGATAGAACAGGTGTGGACCGGGCAATACGCCGGGTTGTGTTTTGTGGACAACAACAAGTTCAGAGTCCCGTGGAAACACATCTCTAGGAAGGACTGCTGCGAGGACGACAGTAAAATATTCAGG GCATGGGCAGTGGTCAGTGGTAAAATCAACACGCATCCCAATGACAAGGCAAAGTGGAAGACTAACTTCCGCTGTGTATTGAACAACCTGACCAAGCGTTTCATGATGGTGGAAGACCACTCCAAGGACTCAGACGACCCCCATAAAGTCTACCTGATTATCAACAATGAGT CTAACTATGGGAGCCCACACATAGAGGAAATTGCTGTGGAGGACTATGACATTGACATCCACAGCTCTCTCACCTCTACAGGCTACACCCCCCCAGGCATGGAG CATGATAATCTACTCAAGCTTGTGAACACCTTAGACCTGAACCAACACACTG AGGAGTGGGCAGAgaactatatacacacacaccacccagtgGTACCAGAAGACTGCTACCCCTTCCAGCCTCTAACAGAGCCCCAGCCAGTCTCCCAGAACCACTCACCACCACCAGTCCCAGTACCAGTACAGCAGCCATACGACCACG TGAACCAGGATGCCCTGCTCAACCTGCCTGCTGCCCAGCCGTCTCTCTGTGACCTGGAGATCACCATcttctacaggaggagagagatgatgaagacCCAGGTGTCAAGCCCCATGGTTCAGCTCCATTACCAGTGTGATGTCCCTGAGCCCAACGCCCAGACCCTCTGCTTCCCTAGCACTGACGGCCTGCTAGACCACAAACAG ATTGAATACACCAACTGTATCCTAGGGAGCGTCCAAAGGGGTCTTCTCCTGGAGGTACGAAACACGGGTATCTATGGTTACCGGCAGGACAAATGCCATGTGTTCTCCAGTACTAGTGACCCCAGAGAGGCACACCCTGAACCCAGGAAGATGCCCCAAAATGAAATGGTACAACTGTTGAGCTTCGACAAGTACATGACTG AGCTGACAGCATTtaaggagaacagaggaggctctCCTGACTATACCATCCATATGTGCTTTGGAGAGAAGTTCCCAGACGGAAAACCCCTGGAGAAGAAACTCATCATTGTCAAG GTGGTTCCCTTGATCTGTCGTCACTTCCACGAGGTGGCCCAGGGGGAGGGGGCGTCTTCCCTCCAGAACGACAACATCAGCCTGCAGATCTCCCACCACAACAGCCTAATGGAGCTTATCAGTGCCACCTGGCCCGACGGCCCAGAGCACACCATGGGGCAATACTTCTAG
- the LOC139584571 gene encoding PHD and RING finger domain-containing protein 1-like, translated as MDEEDNQDELINRNASHRKEKRPAVWAISDEDSDEGGEESEGASDSGEEEEDLDGEEDEEEEEEDDSDDGEEDDVVEGAVGGASADLAGLSSDEDTEKCPICLNSFHSQPVATPESCEHYFCLDCILEWSKNANSCPVDRIVFNNIYLRKCYGGKVQKMITVQKPVKEGQEEVIDLELEQTSCEVCGGSDREDCLLLCDGCDAGYHMECLTPPLDAVPVEEWFCPECQANNRRSRGSVEEQSNTESLSSARPTTSRSRLPAAGPTRAIARTQQSERVRASVNHHRITQARIAQISPSFLMPQTTWLDETINAVVAGLNTAVYIRNLTPRAPSSRRRRTVKRRKGQSKRSSSATGGKGKAAGTGVRRRRKRRVRRTKSRRKLVVKKEATSRGRIARSLGIGKPKRGSSLPSVYRPSETTLGSMRADIGAASLSVYGDPYDLDPFTSRDDDEEEQQASATSSLLEAKRRGLSRSALLSHQPVARPITAGLSRWGPSLPQLEEVAEVAPVPDLLGSILSGQSMLLMDSSDVVINRDGSLKANKPVGLSSSMPGSSRSSSSGESVAQLHSGMSPTTAASSLCLPINGDLVAGPCLSPLTPSSPHPATYPPPILSHPHPHVPAPCRPSPSPGHSHWEDTGVLPPHGTQRAATSTPTPDSHSRGRETVPPQPQAKKVAAKPVWEAPVSVLPRIPRIKRESGGPANGNASRGGSSGSSGSSSSSSANGSGSNSFPDACVNSLGGNRGRQQTVDQQQGRTEGQRPDRAGPSSAFSSSFSSSFSSSDSPSNPARTSSSASSTVCFRINASSVWHARKLSNASAIVAAGNCLEPASADEEEAKSKREERRNKQNPLMSSHTPVKEEKEEGDIYDPFHPTGSDSEAESHAGGKPTMVHKEGPSQQVKEGPSQQVKEGPSQQVKEGPSQQVKEGPSQQVKEGPSQQVKEGPSQQVKEGPSQQVKEGASQQVKEGASQQVKEGASQQVKEGASQQVKEGASQQVKEGASQQVKEGASQQVKAVSLERDEGSGEGLEVKRELENSDTAKPGHSPHNAPRSVMTGTSTPLSQSQVHLKRERNEPGGEKGQYSTTGNSREPQNQQTTPSSSSLASSHHRNRMVKTEIKSEPQASPPRSPSRSKSHSRPSGQGSKTSKGRGSSTERRSASNSPEAGRRREDKAPDQAGRKRRYEGGRRGDKGGERSSRRSGSRERRRTRSPSDSSTSDISERSRRKKRRSRSPSKDRRRSRSWSGSSSRERSKRKKQKRGSRERNEGRGSEREKGRPSKDKKRDCSQSRSRSRSRSRERRKDHLRSQPSSSRSKDRVEVRSKDRKRPKSRSRSRERRKEEGSQRPPGSFSTTTFNKLEEQKEKKKVKVLPRVPLKEESETKEERKEREVKQQMLSSGLKSLSVLSVSEVKKESDSNDIRTERLASLSTKLLKESKLLKEIKKEKPAFDMLEESLDSKPIKKEKPLSTFSTVKDLQQHKNIEKEHPSALIKEACAVSTSDIADQKDQALKDTSKTEPIWPELPQHLTSNIPVPPTQTGQSSPSFSTLSTHLVPASPQAAESIASQQGTPSLIPPVPEALTETPPLVQPISVNPEKHEVEELSDDDMDVDMMLDSLDYVKTEPGGESGEAGVKQEKEGEGEEGKTEGEPVPVTAGAKAKPSVKRVTWNLQEPEGPQPEKTGTKLALYKLKLKQEGARRPASSAQASSQEAPLKATSLTDPKVQSTKRGSVSITLPSATSSSSSLTTVALSKPGQGEPNEDLGEDDVSRNDKYIKKLHMQERAIEEVKLAIKPFYQKRDITKDEYKDIVRKAVQKVCHSKSGAINPVKVANLVKAYVDKYKHARKHRKVEDGGKTQEAETDRTNDPETP; from the exons ATGGATGAAGAAGACAACCAGGATGAGCTGATCAACCGGAATGCCTCCCACAGAAAAGAAAAAAGGCCTGCAGTATGGGCAATCTCAG ATGAAGACAGCGATGAAGGTGGAGAGGAATCTGAGGGAGCTTCTGacagtggtgaggaggaggaagacctcgatggtgaggaagatgaggaggaagaagaggaggatgacagTGATG ATGGAGAAGAGGACGATGTGGTGGAGGGTGCGGTGGGGGGAGCGTCTGCTGACTTGGCAGGTCTGAGCTCAGACGAGGACACTGAGAAATGCCCCATCTGCCTTAACTCCTTCCACAGCCAGCCCGTGGCCACGCCAGAGAGCTGCGAACACTACTTCTGCCTCGACTGCATCCTCGAGTGGTCCAAG AATGCAAACTCTTGTCCTGTGGACAGAATAGTCTTCAATAACATCTACCTGAGAAAATGTTATGGTGGGAAAGTGCAGAAAATG ATCACAGTGCAGAAACCAGTGAAGGAGGGCCAGGAGGAGGTGATCGACCTTGAGCTGGAACAGACCAGCTGCGAGGTGTGTGGAGGGAGTGACCGTGAAGACTGCCTGCTGCTCTGTGACGGCTGTGATGCTGG GTACCACATGGAGTGCCTGACCCCCCCGCTGGATGCTGTCCCTGTGGAGGAATGGTTCTGCCCAGAGTGTCAAGCCAACAACCGCCGTTCAA GGGGTTCAGTGGAAGAGCAGAGCAACACGGAGAGTCTGAGCAGCGCCCGTCCCACAACCAGCCGCTCCCGCCTCCCTGCGGCAGGCCCCACCCGGGCCATTGCCCGCACCCAGCAGAGTGAGAGGGTCCGCGCCAGTGTCAACCACCACCGAATCACCCAGGCACGCATTGCACAG ATCTCCCCCAGCTTTCTGATGCCACAGACCACCTGGCTGGATGAGACTATCAACGCAGTGGTGGCTGGACTCAACACAGCTGTGTACATACGGAACCTCACACCCCGCGCTCCATCCAGTCGACGACGCAGGACAG TAAAGCGCAGGAAAGGCCAGAGTAAGAGGTCATCGTCTGCCACGGGTGGTAAGGGCAAAGCTGCAGGTAccggggtgaggaggaggaggaaacggcGAGTGAGAAGGACCAAGTCCAGAAGGAAACTG GTGGTGAAAAAGGAAGCTACGTCACGTGGTCGTATAGCCCGTAGCCTAGGGATAGGGAAGCCCAAACGGGGCTCGTCCCTTCCCTCTGTCTACCGGCCTTCAGAAACCACTCTGGGCAGTATGAGGGCTGACATAGGAGCTGCATCGCTCTCTGTCTATGGAGACCCCTACGATCTGGACCCCTTCACTAGCAG ggatgatgatgaggaggagcagCAAGCCTCGGCCACGTCTTCACTGCTGGAGGCCAAGAGGCGTGGCTTGTCTCGCTCCGCACTCCTCTCGCACCAGCCTGTGGCTCGACCAATCACTGCTGGCCTCTCTAG GTGGGGCCCGAGCCTTCCCCAGTTGGAGGAGGTGGCAGAGGTGGCCCCAGTGCCTGACCTGCTGGGCAGCATCCTATCAGGACAGAGCATGCTTCTGATGGACAGCTCAGACGTAGTCATTAACAGAGATGGATCCCTCAAGGCTAACAAACCAG TGGGTTTGTCGTCATCCATGCCCGGCAGCAGTAGGAGCAGCAGCTCTGGTGAATCAGTAGCCCAGCTCCACTCAGGGATGTCCCCTACCACAGCAGCCAGCTCCCTTTGTCTCCCCATTAACGGAGACCTGGTAGCAGGACCCTGCCTGTCCCCTCTCACCCCTTCATCCCCCCACCCAGCCACTTATCCACCTCCCATCTTGAGTCACCCACACCCCCACGTCCCTGCCCCCTGTAGACCCAGCCCTAGTCCTGGACACAGCCACTGGGAGGACACCGGTGTACTACCCCCCCATGGGACACAGAGGGCTGCCACCTCCACTCCTACCCCAGACTCTCACTCCAGAGGTAGGGAGACGGTGCCACCACAGCCCCAGGCTAAGAAGGTCGCTGCTAAACCAGTATGGGAAGCACCAGTATCGGTGCTTCCCAGGATACCAAGGATAAAACGGGAGAGCGGTGGCCCGGCGAATGGCAACGCCAGCagagggggtagtagtggtagtagtggcagtagtagtagtagcagtgctaatggtagtggtagtaatagctTCCCTGATGCCTGTGTGAACAGCCTGGGTGGGAACAGGGGCAGGCAGCAAACTGTGGACCAGCAGCAGggcaggacagagggacagagaccaGACAGAGCAGGCCCTTCCTCAGCCTTCTCCAGCTCCTTCTCCTCTTCGTTCTCCTCTTCTGATTCTCCATCTAACCCTGCCCGCACCTCTTCATCAGCATCATCCACGGTGTGCTTCCGGATCAACGCCAGCTCTGTCTGGCACGCCCGAAAGCTTAGCAACGCCTCTGCAATTGTTGCCGCTGGCAACTGTCTAGAACCAGCGTCTGCGGACGAAGAGGAGGCGAAGAGTAAAAGAGAGGAGCGCAGGAACAAACAGAATCCCCTGATGTCCTCACACACACCAgtcaaagaggagaaggaagagggggaTATATATGACCCCTTCCATCCAACCGGCTCAGACAGCGAAGCAGAGAGCCATGCTGGGGGGAAACCAACCATGGTGCACAAGGAAGGTCCCAGCCAGCAGGTGAAGGAAGGTCCCAGCCAGCAGGTGAAGGAAGGTCCCAGCCAGCAGGTGAAGGAAGGTCCCAGCCAGCAGGTGAAGGAAGGTCCCAGCCAGCAGGTGAAGGAAGGTCCCAGCCAGCAGGTGAAGGAAGGTCCCAGCCAGCAGGTGAAGGAAGGTCCCAGCCAGCAGGTGAAGGAAGGTGCCAGCCAGCAGGTGAAGGAAGGTGCCAGCCAGCAGGTGAAGGAAGGTGCCAGCCAGCAGGTGAAGGAAGGTGCCAGCCAGCAGGTGAAGGAAGGTGCCAGCCAGCAGGTGAAGGAAGGTGCCAGCCAGCAGGTGAAGGAAGGTGCCAGCCAGCAGGTGAAAGCCGTGTCACTGGAGAGGGATGAGGGCTCAGGAGAAGGTCTGGAGGTGAAGAGGGAGCTAGAGAACTCTGACACTGCAAAGCCTGGTCATAGCCCTCACAACGCACCCAGGTCTGTGATGACTGGCACCAGCACACCTCTGTCCCAGAGCCAGGTCCATCtgaagagggagaggaatgaGCCAGGGGGTGAGAAAGGGCAGTACAGCACGACTGGCAACAGTagagagccccagaaccagcagACTACTCCTTCCTCATCCAGCTTAGCCTCCAGCCACCACAGAAACAGGATGGTGAAGACTGAGATAAAGTCAGAGCCCCAGGCCAGCCCCCCCAGGTCCCCATCCAGGTCTAAATCACACTCCAGGCCCTCAGGCCAGGGGAGCAAAACATCCAAAGGCAGGGGGTCTTCCACAGAGCGGCGGTCTGCCTCAAACAGCCCGGAGGCCGGCAGGAGGAGGGAAGACAAGGCCCCGGACCAGGCAGGGAGGAAGAGACGTTATGAGGGgggtaggagaggagacaaggggggagagaggagttctAGGCGTTCGGGatcaagggagaggagaaggactcGTTCCCCGTCAGACAGTTCTACCTCTGATATCTCTGAGAGGTCTCGCAGGAAGAAGAGACGGTCACGTTCTCCCTCCAAAGACAGGAGGCGCTCCAG GTCATGGTCAGGCTCCAGCAGCAGAGAGCGGTCCAAGAGGAAAAAGCagaagagagggagcagggagaggaaCGAGGgcagagggagtgaaagagagaagggTCGCCCGTCAAAGGACAAGAAGCGTGATTGCTCGCAGTCTCGCTCGCGTTCCCGTTCCAGGTctagggagaggaggaaagaccaCTTACGATCACAACCATCATCCTCCAGATCAAAGGACAGGGTTGAGGTGCGGTCGAAAGACAGGAAGAGGCCAAAGTCCAGGTCGCGgtccagagagaggaggaaagaagagGGGTCACAGAGACCACCAGGGTCTTTCTCAACCACCACCTTCAATAAGCTAGAAGAACAGAAAGAGAAGAAAAAGGTAAAAGTTCTCCCCCGTGTCCCTCTGAAAGAGGAGAGCGAGActaaagaagagagaaaagagcgaGAGGTCAAACAGCAGATGCTTTCCTCAGGACTcaaatctctctctgtcctctctgtctcagaGGTGAAAAAGGAGAGTGACAGCAATGACATTAGAACAGAGAGACTCGCCTCTCTCTCAACAAAACTACTCAAGGAGTCTAAGCTGCTCAAAGAGATAAAAAAAGAGAAACCTGCCTTTGATATGTTGGAAGAATCACTGGATAGTAAACCAATCAAAAAAGAAAAACCTCTGTCAACATTCAGCACAGTCAAGGACTTGCAACAGCACAAGAATATCGAAAAAGAACACCCTTCCGCCCTCATAAAGGAGGCGTGCGCCGTCTCCACATCAGACATAGCAGATCAAAAAGATCAGGCGTTAAAGGACACCAGCAAGACTGAGCCCATCTGGCCTGAGCTGCCTCAACACCTAACCTCCAACATCCCTGTTCCCCCCACCCAAACTGGCCAATCCAGCCCAAGCTTCTCAACACTCAGCACACACCTTGTCCCTGCTTCTCCTCAGGCTGCTGAGAGTATAGCCAGCCAGCAGGGGACCCCATCCCTGATTCCTCCAGTACCAGAGGCCCTCACAGAGACTCCTCCACTAGTCCAACCCATCTCAGTGAACCCAGAGAAGCACGAGGTAGAGGAGCTTTCAGACGATGACATGGACGTGGACATGATGCTGGACAGCCTGGACTATGTGAAGACGGAGCCaggaggagagagtggggaggCTGGGGTCAAacaggagaaggaaggagagggggaggaggggaagactGAGGGAGAACCGGTGCCAGTCACGGCAGGTGCCAAGGCCAAACCCTCGGTGAAGAGGGTCACCTGGAACCTACAGGAGCCAGAGGGGCCACAGCCAGAGAAGACTGGCACTA AGCTGGCCCTCTACAAACTGAAGCTGAAACAGGAGGGAGCTCGCAGACCTGCCTCTTCCGCCCAGGCATCCAGTCAG GAGGCTCCCTTGAAGGCTACGTCACTCACTGACCCCAAGGTCCAGAGCACCAAGAGGGGCAGTGTGTCCATAACGCTCCCTAGTGCCACCTCCAGCTCCAGCAGCCTAACCACCGTAGCGCTGTCGAAACCTGGGCAGGGGGAACCCAACGAAGACCTGGGAGAGGATGATGTTTCCAGGAACGATAAG TACATAAAGAAGCTCCACATGCAAGAGAGAGCCATAGAGGAGGTGAAGCTGGCTATCAAGCCGTTCTACCAGAAGAGAGACATCACTAAGGACGAATACAAGGATATCGTACGCAAGGCTGTCCAGAAG GTCTGCCATAGTAAGAGCGGGGCGATCAACCCAGTAAAAGTGGCCAACCTGGTCAAAGCCTACGTGGACAAATACAAACACGCCAGGAAACATAGGAaagtagaggatggagggaagaCACAGGAGGCAGAAACAGATAGAACAAATGACCCAGAGACCCCATGA